The Nerophis lumbriciformis linkage group LG07, RoL_Nlum_v2.1, whole genome shotgun sequence genome window below encodes:
- the LOC133609291 gene encoding uncharacterized protein isoform X2 produces MMARTYTIGDDRKWLLSLLGWQNLRKDGLPSSNHSRYTPKLLELFSAKGGVTGQRIKNLLMELIQDPSASAVMKRDVTLRCHGDYMGESGQELISDYCGSAETTVHEDLEMKNMSIYICREPNAVGIIIEGVPVLTHLGNLAKACCLPLGLTYALNLEYPSKLSKTFEVFQILFVGLDTLRPKPTPKFMTLKNKLLA; encoded by the exons ATGATGGCCAGAACGTATACAATTGGAGACGACAGGAAGTGGTTGCTAAGTCTCCTGGGGTGGCAGAATTTAAGGAAAGATGGCCTGCCCTCTTCCAACCATTCCAG GTACACTCCAAAACTCCTGGAGCTCTTCAGTGCAAAAGGAGGAGTGACTGGTCAGCGCATCAAGAACTTGTTGATGGAACTGATACAG GACCCAAGTGCCTCTGCAGTGATGAAGAGAGATGTGACTCTGAGATGCCACGGAGACTACATGGGAGAGAGTGGACAGGAGCTAATCTCTGACTACTGt GGAAGTGCAGAGACCACTGTTCATGAGGACCTGGAAATGaagaatatgagcatctacatctgtcGTGAGCCAAATGCAGTAGGAATCATCATTGAGGGAGTACCAGTCCTTACTCATCTTGGAAACCTGGCCAAAGCCTGCTGCCTACCTCTGGGGTTGACGTATGCACTTAATCTTGAGTATCCatccaaactttccaaaacatttgaggtgtttcaaatactttttgtgggactcgacacactgcgcccaaaaccaacccccaaattcatgactctgaaaaacaagcttctagcttag